Proteins from one Algicella marina genomic window:
- a CDS encoding YciI family protein yields the protein MFVVLLRFAANRAAAPEHMQAHNEWIAQGFEAGVFQLVGSLAPAGGGGVLAHGESRAEIEARVAEDPFVVHGVVTPEIIEINAKRTAPALAFAAA from the coding sequence ATGTTCGTCGTATTGCTGAGATTTGCCGCCAACAGGGCGGCCGCGCCGGAGCACATGCAGGCGCACAACGAGTGGATCGCGCAGGGGTTCGAGGCCGGGGTCTTCCAGCTTGTTGGTTCCCTTGCGCCCGCGGGTGGCGGCGGCGTGCTGGCGCATGGCGAAAGCCGGGCCGAAATCGAGGCGCGGGTGGCAGAGGACCCTTTCGTCGTTCATGGTGTGGTGACGCCGGAGATCATCGAGATCAACGCCAAACGCACTGCGCCGGCGCTGGCCTTCGCGGCGGCCTGA
- a CDS encoding DNA-3-methyladenine glycosylase I, producing MTLVTGPDGRPRCGWCAAAPDFFRYHDDEWGWPVADDTRLFEKLCLESFQSGLSWRTILSKRENFRAAFAGFDYRAVAGFGSEDRARLLADAGIVRHAGKIDAVLNNARVACEIANTEGSLARFLWRFEPGEAEAVPPQSVTTSPASVALSKVLKARGWKFFGPTTAFAFMQSMGLINDHAEGCVMRAAVAEARAGFPRP from the coding sequence ATGACACTGGTGACCGGCCCGGACGGGCGGCCACGCTGCGGATGGTGCGCGGCGGCCCCAGATTTCTTCAGGTATCACGATGACGAATGGGGCTGGCCGGTGGCCGACGATACCCGTCTGTTCGAAAAACTTTGCCTGGAGAGTTTCCAATCCGGATTGAGCTGGCGGACGATCCTGAGCAAGCGAGAGAATTTCCGCGCAGCCTTTGCGGGCTTTGATTATCGTGCGGTAGCCGGTTTTGGTTCGGAGGACAGGGCGCGGCTGCTGGCTGACGCCGGGATCGTGCGACATGCGGGCAAGATAGACGCGGTGCTGAACAATGCGCGTGTCGCATGCGAAATCGCCAATACCGAGGGCTCTCTTGCCCGTTTCCTGTGGCGGTTCGAACCCGGTGAAGCCGAAGCCGTGCCGCCGCAGAGCGTGACGACCTCGCCGGCGTCGGTGGCGCTGTCGAAGGTGCTGAAGGCCCGAGGGTGGAAGTTTTTCGGCCCGACGACAGCCTTCGCGTTCATGCAGAGCATGGGTCTGATCAACGATCACGCCGAAGGCTGCGTGATGCGGGCGGCTGTGGCCGAGGCGCGGGCAGGGTTCCCGCGCCCCTGA
- a CDS encoding periplasmic heavy metal sensor, with translation MAEPVTKARKPRFTRGRILLIVSLSLNLLFIGLIAGAIWRGPPPRLAGPSGEFRVIEHSLPEPARKILREAFRERRSAFRDRMREVEANRAELITLLRAETLDTAAVGALFDRQQAFWMTVSSEAQVIMLETIEGMSAEERAEFAANLEEWRERKKRKPPPPPREKP, from the coding sequence ATGGCTGAACCTGTAACCAAGGCACGCAAACCACGCTTTACCCGGGGCCGGATTCTGCTGATCGTGTCGCTGTCGCTCAATCTGCTGTTCATCGGTCTGATTGCCGGTGCGATCTGGCGCGGCCCACCGCCGCGCCTGGCCGGACCAAGCGGCGAATTCCGTGTGATTGAACATTCCCTTCCGGAACCGGCTCGAAAGATACTGCGGGAGGCGTTCCGCGAGCGTCGCAGCGCATTCCGTGATCGGATGCGCGAGGTGGAGGCCAACCGCGCGGAACTGATCACGCTCCTGCGGGCCGAAACATTGGACACCGCTGCAGTCGGTGCGCTCTTTGACCGTCAACAAGCCTTCTGGATGACCGTCAGTAGTGAGGCGCAGGTCATAATGCTGGAGACAATCGAAGGCATGAGTGCCGAAGAACGGGCCGAGTTCGCCGCCAACCTCGAGGAGTGGCGTGAGCGCAAGAAGCGCAAGCCTCCGCCGCCACCGCGCGAGAAACCCTGA
- a CDS encoding sigma-70 family RNA polymerase sigma factor encodes MALDDPEIRADARALRAYASGAPGVAEELTAAHVPRVLALAMHMLGDRTEAEDVAQEAMMRLWKIAPDWEDGRARISTWLYRVTANLCTDRLRRRGRQMPLDDTCEPEDPARSVEAGLIEADRVAALREALGTLPEKQRLAVTLRHLEERGNPEIAEIMGVSVEAVESLIARGKRGLSAALMGQAGNLSYKDGTT; translated from the coding sequence ATGGCGCTCGACGATCCCGAGATCAGGGCGGATGCCCGGGCCCTCAGGGCCTATGCCAGCGGCGCACCCGGCGTCGCGGAGGAACTGACGGCTGCGCATGTTCCAAGGGTGCTGGCCCTGGCCATGCACATGCTGGGCGACAGGACGGAAGCGGAGGATGTGGCGCAGGAGGCAATGATGCGGCTTTGGAAGATCGCACCGGACTGGGAGGATGGCCGCGCGCGGATTTCGACCTGGCTCTACCGGGTCACCGCCAACCTCTGCACCGACAGGCTGCGCCGGCGCGGTCGGCAGATGCCGCTGGATGACACCTGCGAGCCGGAGGATCCGGCCCGCAGCGTCGAGGCCGGGCTGATCGAGGCGGATCGCGTCGCAGCGCTGCGCGAAGCCCTCGGAACGCTGCCCGAAAAGCAGCGCCTGGCCGTCACGCTTCGCCATCTGGAGGAGCGCGGCAACCCGGAAATCGCGGAGATCATGGGGGTTTCGGTCGAAGCGGTGGAAAGCCTGATCGCAAGAGGCAAGCGCGGACTGAGCGCCGCCCTGATGGGACAGGCCGGAAATTTGAGCTACAAGGATGGCACAACATGA
- a CDS encoding DUF983 domain-containing protein — protein MTHDSHHSSADDARDTRKAALRGWQRTCPSCGTGPLMQSYLKVRDKCAVCGEELHHHRADDGPAWATILVAGHILAPLMLFVFELWRPAGWVMAVGFSSVFTVLALYLLPRLKGVFVGVQWAKRMHGFGHNG, from the coding sequence ATGACACACGATTCACACCATTCCTCGGCAGATGATGCCCGCGACACCCGCAAGGCCGCCTTGCGCGGCTGGCAGCGGACCTGCCCGAGTTGCGGCACCGGACCGCTGATGCAGAGCTATCTGAAGGTGCGGGACAAATGCGCTGTCTGTGGCGAGGAGCTGCATCACCACCGCGCCGATGACGGGCCGGCATGGGCCACGATCCTTGTTGCCGGGCATATACTGGCGCCGCTGATGCTGTTTGTCTTCGAACTCTGGCGGCCGGCCGGCTGGGTGATGGCCGTCGGTTTCTCCAGCGTATTCACGGTACTGGCCCTCTACCTGCTGCCGCGCCTGAAGGGCGTTTTCGTCGGGGTTCAGTGGGCCAAGCGGATGCACGGATTCGGCCACAACGGCTGA
- a CDS encoding NUDIX hydrolase codes for MEQSADTPIRDAATLIAWRTGASGPEVLMGQRGDKAAFMPSKFVFPGGRVDMGDAAVTAAPGLPEICTARLAKEAAPGMAGALASAAIRELREETGLLLGRPRRQDDPALGGLEDWAEFASASLYPTAAAMQFVFRAITPPGRPRRFDARFFLVPAAAVCGDPEDFSKSDDELSHLQWVPLQAARALDLPFITGIVLSEVAARLADAAADARPVPFFDNRGQHSRFLML; via the coding sequence ATGGAACAGTCCGCCGACACTCCCATTCGCGATGCCGCAACGCTGATCGCGTGGCGAACAGGCGCCAGCGGCCCGGAAGTGCTGATGGGCCAGCGTGGCGACAAGGCCGCCTTCATGCCCTCCAAGTTCGTGTTTCCCGGCGGGCGGGTAGATATGGGCGATGCGGCGGTAACGGCTGCGCCGGGCTTGCCGGAGATTTGCACCGCAAGGTTGGCGAAGGAGGCGGCACCAGGGATGGCAGGCGCCCTGGCCTCCGCCGCGATCCGGGAGTTGCGGGAGGAAACGGGGCTGTTGCTCGGCCGTCCGCGCAGGCAAGATGACCCTGCATTGGGCGGGCTTGAGGACTGGGCGGAGTTCGCCTCAGCCAGTCTCTACCCCACGGCCGCCGCAATGCAGTTCGTCTTCCGGGCCATAACGCCGCCGGGTCGTCCGCGCCGGTTCGACGCCCGTTTCTTCCTCGTGCCCGCCGCTGCCGTCTGCGGCGATCCGGAGGATTTCAGCAAATCCGACGACGAGCTTTCGCACCTGCAGTGGGTGCCGTTGCAGGCGGCGCGGGCCCTGGACCTGCCGTTCATCACCGGAATCGTGCTTTCCGAGGTTGCGGCACGGCTGGCGGATGCCGCCGCGGATGCGCGCCCGGTGCCGTTTTTCGACAATCGCGGCCAGCATTCGCGTTTTCTGATGCTCTGA
- the rpmG gene encoding 50S ribosomal protein L33, with translation MAKPTTIKIRLNSTADTGHFYVTKKNARTMTEKMVVKKYDPVARKHVEYKEGKIK, from the coding sequence ATGGCCAAGCCGACGACAATCAAGATTCGCCTGAACTCCACCGCGGACACGGGCCACTTTTACGTGACAAAGAAGAACGCGCGTACGATGACCGAGAAAATGGTCGTGAAGAAATACGATCCGGTTGCACGCAAGCATGTGGAATACAAAGAAGGCAAGATCAAGTAA
- a CDS encoding GNAT family N-acetyltransferase has protein sequence MRFPLWKRDAEAGPAYFIRASRSDDMGAVDLLLSRSYPRLLKADYPPSVLVTAIPLISRAQPELLRSGTYYVAEAADGGIWGAGGWSLAPPGGTAQRGVAGHIRHFATDPVHVRKGVAAAVMHRVLLDARAAGLTALECFSTRTAVAFYAAQGFEVEAGVELRLGNAVVFPAVRMSRAI, from the coding sequence ATGCGGTTCCCACTCTGGAAACGCGATGCAGAAGCCGGGCCGGCGTATTTCATCAGGGCCTCGCGCAGCGATGACATGGGTGCGGTGGACCTGTTGCTTTCGCGTTCCTACCCGCGGCTGCTGAAGGCCGACTATCCTCCCTCCGTGCTGGTGACGGCGATTCCCCTGATCAGCCGCGCCCAGCCCGAACTGCTGCGGTCCGGCACCTATTACGTGGCCGAGGCGGCGGACGGTGGGATCTGGGGGGCGGGCGGCTGGTCGCTGGCGCCGCCGGGCGGGACGGCGCAGCGCGGCGTGGCCGGCCACATCCGCCATTTCGCCACCGATCCGGTCCATGTGCGCAAGGGCGTGGCTGCGGCGGTGATGCATCGGGTGCTGCTGGATGCACGGGCGGCTGGGCTGACGGCGCTGGAATGTTTTTCCACCAGAACGGCTGTGGCGTTCTATGCCGCGCAGGGGTTCGAGGTGGAAGCGGGGGTGGAGTTGCGGCTGGGAAATGCTGTCGTCTTTCCCGCCGTCCGCATGAGCCGCGCCATCTGA
- a CDS encoding DinB family protein, translating to MITSAYVQLMSRYGIWQNAAHIRAMAALSPVERSKDRGAFFGSIEATANHLLWGDRTWLSRFAGTAAPDRNSIADSARETADWQSYEAGRRHTDAAIAAWAEEITDAQLAGELSWFSGAIGKEVTKPFALLVVHFFNHQTHHRGQIHAMLTAAGAKPEATDLFVMPMQE from the coding sequence ATGATCACTTCCGCATACGTCCAGTTGATGAGTCGCTACGGCATCTGGCAGAACGCTGCGCATATCCGCGCGATGGCCGCGCTCTCCCCGGTAGAGCGCAGCAAGGACAGGGGCGCATTTTTTGGCTCCATCGAGGCTACGGCGAATCACCTCCTCTGGGGCGACAGGACGTGGCTCAGCCGCTTTGCCGGCACTGCCGCGCCAGACCGGAATTCCATTGCCGACAGCGCGCGGGAAACGGCGGACTGGCAAAGCTACGAGGCCGGGCGCCGCCACACGGACGCCGCCATCGCGGCATGGGCAGAGGAAATCACCGACGCCCAGCTTGCCGGTGAGCTTAGCTGGTTCTCGGGCGCCATCGGCAAGGAGGTGACGAAACCCTTCGCCCTGCTCGTTGTGCATTTCTTCAACCACCAGACGCATCACCGCGGCCAGATCCACGCGATGTTGACGGCCGCAGGCGCTAAGCCGGAGGCGACGGACCTGTTCGTCATGCCGATGCAGGAGTGA
- a CDS encoding PspA/IM30 family protein — translation MFRTLNTLMRGAAARQEEALVDRFAVDLLDQKVRDCETNLRAAKATLAALISRHRTEQRQLEAVNDRLSDMTARAEEALKAGAEDLVLKAAQAIAELENERDTRQKAVESVTARVERMRDSLDRAHRRVVDLRQAAMLARATDQERKAQKRFSNTITRTSDMTEAEELVERIMGQRDPFEEDEILSEIDADLTGKTARDDLAAAGYGPKLKTSAEDVIARLKAKQDK, via the coding sequence ATGTTCAGAACACTCAATACACTGATGCGGGGGGCCGCAGCACGGCAGGAGGAGGCACTGGTGGACCGGTTCGCCGTTGACCTGCTGGACCAGAAGGTCCGCGACTGCGAAACGAACCTGAGGGCAGCCAAGGCCACGCTCGCCGCCCTCATCAGTCGCCACCGCACGGAGCAGCGGCAACTGGAAGCCGTCAATGACCGCCTGTCGGACATGACGGCCCGCGCCGAAGAGGCCCTCAAGGCCGGGGCGGAAGACCTCGTCCTCAAAGCTGCCCAGGCCATCGCCGAACTCGAGAACGAGCGCGACACCCGCCAGAAGGCCGTCGAGAGTGTCACCGCCCGGGTAGAGCGGATGCGCGACAGCCTTGACCGGGCGCACCGCCGGGTGGTCGACCTGCGCCAGGCCGCGATGCTGGCCCGCGCCACCGACCAGGAGCGCAAGGCGCAGAAGCGCTTCTCCAACACCATCACCCGCACGTCCGACATGACGGAGGCAGAGGAACTGGTGGAGCGGATCATGGGTCAGCGCGACCCGTTCGAGGAGGACGAGATCCTCTCGGAGATCGACGCCGACCTGACAGGCAAGACGGCACGCGACGATCTCGCCGCAGCCGGCTATGGCCCGAAGCTGAAAACCAGTGCGGAAGACGTGATCGCCCGCCTGAAAGCCAAGCAAGACAAATAA
- a CDS encoding TetR/AcrR family transcriptional regulator codes for MSTRDKRAATREKLVEAATKRITDDGLASLRARDLAADVGCAVGSIYTIFKDLEALVLEVNSATFRDLGAHVTAAVKAQPADAYEAQLVAMGQAYAGFARLHPNRWSAVFNVEMSNAAAVPEWYNEQVKQLFMIIAVPLAALRRDLDEADVRLLTRGLFAGVHGIVLLSVEDRISAVPTDDVPRVIELLVGSAVHPPV; via the coding sequence ATGAGCACACGCGACAAACGCGCAGCAACCCGCGAAAAGCTGGTCGAAGCGGCGACGAAGCGGATCACCGATGACGGGCTGGCATCTCTGCGCGCACGCGATCTGGCGGCCGACGTCGGCTGCGCCGTCGGCAGCATCTACACAATCTTCAAGGATCTGGAGGCGCTGGTGCTGGAGGTGAACTCCGCCACCTTCCGCGACCTCGGCGCCCATGTTACCGCCGCAGTCAAGGCCCAGCCTGCCGATGCCTACGAGGCGCAACTCGTCGCCATGGGACAGGCCTATGCCGGATTTGCCCGCCTGCACCCCAACCGCTGGTCTGCCGTTTTCAATGTCGAGATGTCGAACGCCGCCGCCGTGCCGGAGTGGTACAACGAACAGGTCAAGCAACTGTTCATGATCATCGCCGTCCCCCTCGCCGCCCTGCGCCGAGACCTGGACGAGGCCGATGTCCGCCTGCTGACACGCGGCCTGTTCGCCGGTGTCCACGGCATTGTGCTGCTGTCGGTGGAGGATCGCATCTCCGCCGTGCCCACGGATGATGTCCCGCGGGTGATCGAATTGCTCGTCGGCTCGGCCGTTCACCCTCCAGTGTGA
- a CDS encoding helix-turn-helix domain-containing protein translates to MSSQKLYAGVALRDVRLASRLTQKDFAARLGVSLSYLNQMENNTRPTSAAAVLGLAREFGFDVSTLAVDEADRMVADMREALVDPVFGSAGPTLAELQLVATNAPGLSRAFLTLYRAHRQRVEQIASLSDVLGDEGTGLAPQPWEEVRDFFHYCDNYIDAVDRAGERFAEGLEGAPVAALAAELEQRHGIAVRIEPGGATRSYDAQRATLRLSAESGAATQAFQIAHQVALIAQAELIEATLDLADFRTETARNICRIGLANYFAGAVLLPYGRFRAAAEEKRHDLEQLALAFGASLEQVAHRLSTLQRAGNKGVPFFFVRVDPAGTITKRHSATRLQFARFGGACPLWNVHRAFETPGQWLRQAAETPDGVRYFCLARDISRSGGSFAAPTRRYAIGLGCEVQHAGALVYADGMDLSREAEFDPIGISCRMCERPNCHQRALPPMDRALRVDPAERGILPYSLQ, encoded by the coding sequence ATGAGCAGTCAGAAACTCTACGCCGGCGTCGCCCTGCGCGATGTCCGCCTTGCGTCCCGTCTCACGCAGAAGGATTTTGCCGCGCGGCTTGGGGTATCCCTGTCCTACCTGAACCAGATGGAGAACAATACGCGCCCGACCTCTGCCGCCGCCGTGTTGGGGCTGGCCCGGGAATTCGGGTTCGACGTCTCGACACTTGCGGTGGACGAGGCCGACCGGATGGTGGCCGACATGCGCGAAGCCCTGGTCGATCCGGTATTCGGCAGTGCCGGGCCGACACTGGCGGAACTGCAATTGGTGGCCACCAACGCGCCGGGCCTGTCCAGGGCGTTCCTCACGCTCTATCGCGCCCACCGCCAGAGGGTGGAGCAGATTGCCTCGCTGTCCGACGTTTTGGGGGACGAGGGCACCGGACTGGCGCCGCAGCCGTGGGAGGAAGTGCGCGATTTCTTCCACTACTGCGACAACTACATCGACGCTGTCGACCGCGCTGGCGAGCGGTTCGCCGAAGGCCTCGAGGGTGCGCCGGTGGCAGCGCTGGCGGCGGAACTCGAGCAACGTCACGGCATTGCCGTCCGCATCGAACCAGGCGGTGCCACCCGCAGCTACGACGCGCAACGCGCCACATTACGGCTTTCCGCCGAATCTGGGGCGGCCACCCAGGCGTTCCAGATCGCGCATCAGGTGGCACTGATCGCGCAGGCGGAGCTGATCGAGGCGACGCTCGACCTCGCCGATTTCCGCACCGAAACGGCGCGAAATATCTGCCGCATCGGCCTCGCGAACTATTTTGCCGGGGCCGTGTTGCTGCCATATGGCCGTTTTCGCGCAGCGGCGGAGGAGAAGCGTCACGATCTGGAGCAACTTGCACTGGCCTTCGGCGCCTCGCTGGAGCAGGTGGCACACCGGCTCTCCACCCTCCAGCGTGCCGGCAACAAGGGCGTGCCGTTCTTCTTCGTCCGCGTCGACCCCGCCGGCACGATCACCAAGCGCCATTCCGCCACCCGCCTGCAATTCGCACGCTTCGGCGGCGCCTGCCCGCTCTGGAACGTCCACCGCGCCTTCGAGACACCGGGCCAGTGGCTGCGGCAGGCGGCGGAAACCCCGGACGGCGTGCGTTATTTCTGCCTTGCGCGTGATATTTCCCGCTCCGGCGGCAGTTTCGCCGCGCCGACCCGCCGTTATGCCATCGGGCTGGGTTGCGAAGTGCAGCATGCCGGTGCGCTGGTCTATGCCGACGGCATGGACCTCAGCCGCGAGGCAGAATTCGACCCGATCGGCATTTCCTGCCGGATGTGCGAGCGGCCGAACTGCCATCAGCGCGCCCTGCCCCCGATGGATCGCGCACTGCGCGTAGACCCGGCGGAGCGCGGCATCCTGCCCTATTCTCTGCAATGA
- a CDS encoding acyl-CoA carboxylase subunit beta — MKDILEELEKRRDQARLGGGQKRIDAQHAKGKLTARERLDVLLDEGSFEEFDMFVAHRATDFGMAEHKYPGDGVVTGWGTINGRMVYVFSQDFTVLGGSLSETHAQKICKIMDMAVKNGAPVIGLNDSGGARIQEGVASLAGYADVFQRNITASGVVPQISVIMGPCAGGAVYSPAMTDFIFMVRDSSYMFVTGPDVVKTVTNEVVTAEELGGAKTHTSKSSVADAAFENDVEALLETRRLIDLLPLNNREKPPVRPVFDEPDRVEPSLDTLIPDNPNMPYDMKELIHKVADEGDFYEIQKDFAKNILTGFIRLDGSTVGVVANQPMVLAGCLDIDSSRKAARFVRFCDAFEIPILTFVDVPGFLPGTGQEYGGVIKHGAKLLFAYGEATVPKVTVITRKAYGGAYDVMSSKHLRGDFNYAWPTAEIAVMGAKGAVEIIYRSDLGDAEKIAGRTAEYEGRFANPFVAAEKGFIDEVIMPHSTRRRVTRAFASLRNKQLENPWKKHDNIPL; from the coding sequence ATGAAAGACATTCTCGAAGAACTGGAGAAGCGCCGCGATCAGGCCCGTCTCGGCGGTGGCCAGAAGCGGATCGATGCCCAGCATGCCAAGGGCAAACTGACCGCGCGCGAACGTCTGGATGTGCTGCTGGATGAAGGCAGCTTCGAAGAGTTCGACATGTTCGTTGCCCATCGCGCCACCGATTTCGGCATGGCCGAACACAAGTATCCGGGCGACGGCGTAGTGACGGGTTGGGGCACGATCAACGGCCGCATGGTTTATGTCTTCAGCCAGGATTTTACCGTGCTTGGCGGCTCTTTGTCGGAAACGCATGCGCAGAAGATCTGCAAGATCATGGATATGGCGGTCAAGAATGGGGCGCCTGTGATCGGGCTGAACGACTCCGGTGGCGCGCGAATCCAGGAGGGCGTAGCCAGCCTTGCGGGCTACGCCGACGTGTTCCAGCGCAACATCACCGCCTCGGGCGTGGTGCCGCAGATTTCCGTCATCATGGGGCCGTGCGCGGGCGGGGCGGTCTATTCGCCTGCGATGACCGACTTCATCTTCATGGTGCGCGATTCGTCCTACATGTTCGTCACCGGCCCCGATGTGGTGAAAACCGTCACCAACGAGGTGGTAACGGCCGAGGAATTGGGCGGGGCCAAGACGCACACCTCCAAATCCTCCGTCGCCGATGCCGCCTTCGAGAACGACGTGGAGGCGCTGCTGGAAACCCGCCGCCTGATCGACCTGCTGCCGCTCAACAACCGCGAAAAGCCGCCCGTCCGCCCCGTCTTTGACGAGCCCGACCGCGTGGAGCCGAGCCTCGACACCCTGATCCCCGACAATCCCAACATGCCCTACGACATGAAGGAATTGATCCACAAGGTGGCTGACGAGGGCGATTTTTACGAGATTCAGAAGGACTTCGCCAAGAACATCCTGACCGGTTTCATCCGGCTGGATGGCTCCACCGTCGGGGTCGTGGCCAACCAGCCCATGGTGCTGGCGGGCTGCCTAGACATCGACAGTTCCCGCAAGGCCGCCCGCTTCGTGCGCTTCTGCGATGCTTTCGAGATCCCGATCCTCACCTTCGTCGATGTGCCCGGCTTCCTGCCCGGCACGGGCCAGGAATACGGCGGCGTGATCAAGCACGGCGCGAAACTGCTGTTCGCCTATGGCGAGGCGACGGTGCCAAAGGTCACCGTGATCACGCGCAAGGCATATGGTGGCGCGTATGACGTGATGAGCTCCAAACACCTGCGCGGCGATTTCAACTATGCGTGGCCCACGGCGGAAATTGCCGTGATGGGGGCCAAGGGCGCGGTGGAGATCATCTATCGGTCTGATCTTGGTGATGCGGAAAAGATCGCAGGCCGTACCGCCGAATACGAGGGTCGGTTCGCCAACCCGTTTGTCGCCGCCGAGAAAGGCTTCATCGATGAGGTGATCATGCCGCATTCGACCCGCCGGCGCGTGACCCGGGCCTTTGCATCGCTGCGAAACAAGCAGCTGGAGAACCCGTGGAAGAAGCACGACAACATTCCGCTGTGA
- a CDS encoding acetyl-CoA carboxylase biotin carboxylase subunit, giving the protein MFKKILIANRGEIACRVIKTARRMGIATVAVYSDADRNALHVEMADEAVHIGAPAAAESYLVIDKIIAACKETGAEAVHPGYGFLSENKDFPTALAANGITFIGPPPNAIEAMGDKITSKKLAAEAGVSTVPGYMGLIGDADEAVKIAGEIGYPVMIKASAGGGGKGMRIAWDESEVAEGFQSSKNEAKSSFGDDRIFIEKFVTQPRHIEIQVLGDAHGNCIYLGERECSIQRRNQKVIEEAPSPFLDEATRRAMGQQSVALAKAVNYASAGTVEFIVDGERNFYFLEMNTRLQVEHPVTELITGIDLVEQMLRVAAGEPLSLTQEDVTLNGWAMESRLYAEDPYRNFLPSIGRLTRYRPPEESASDTAVVRNDTGVYEGGEISMYYDPMIAKLCTWAPERGAAIAGMQDALDAFEVEGIGHNIPFLSAVMAHERFRSGNITTAFIAEEYPDGFAGAELSPKELRQLAALAARCEALRAERALSISGQMRERDLPDPLELVVAIAGQTFEFSVTGDADVCEVADGDGTMTLEDMDWTPGQTLATCVVDGDPLLAKVDQRTDGFRIRYRGAEHVARVYTPRQAKLAALMPEKQPPDTSKLLLCPMPGLVVSIAVQEGDEVQEGQPLCTVEAMKMENVLRAEKKATVTKINAAPGASLAVDDIIMEFE; this is encoded by the coding sequence ATGTTTAAGAAGATCCTGATAGCCAATCGGGGCGAAATCGCCTGCCGTGTCATCAAGACCGCCCGCCGCATGGGGATCGCGACCGTCGCCGTCTACTCGGATGCCGACCGCAACGCGCTGCACGTCGAAATGGCCGACGAGGCCGTGCATATCGGCGCGCCCGCCGCCGCCGAGAGCTATCTGGTGATCGACAAGATCATCGCCGCGTGCAAGGAAACCGGCGCCGAGGCGGTGCACCCCGGCTACGGTTTTCTGTCGGAGAACAAGGATTTTCCGACAGCGCTTGCCGCCAACGGCATCACCTTCATCGGCCCGCCGCCGAATGCCATCGAGGCGATGGGCGACAAGATCACCTCCAAGAAACTCGCCGCCGAGGCCGGGGTTTCGACTGTGCCGGGCTACATGGGCCTGATCGGCGATGCCGACGAGGCCGTGAAGATCGCGGGCGAGATCGGCTACCCGGTGATGATCAAGGCAAGCGCCGGAGGCGGCGGCAAGGGCATGCGCATCGCATGGGACGAATCGGAGGTGGCCGAGGGCTTCCAGTCCTCAAAAAACGAAGCGAAATCGAGCTTCGGCGACGACCGCATCTTCATCGAGAAATTCGTCACCCAGCCCCGCCACATCGAGATTCAGGTGCTGGGCGACGCGCATGGCAACTGCATCTATCTGGGCGAGCGTGAATGCTCGATCCAGCGCCGCAACCAGAAGGTCATCGAGGAGGCGCCGAGCCCCTTCCTTGACGAGGCCACCCGCCGCGCGATGGGCCAACAGTCCGTCGCACTCGCCAAGGCGGTGAACTATGCCTCCGCCGGCACGGTGGAATTCATCGTCGATGGCGAACGCAACTTCTACTTTCTGGAGATGAACACCCGCCTTCAGGTCGAACACCCCGTCACCGAACTTATCACCGGCATCGACCTGGTGGAGCAGATGCTGCGCGTCGCCGCCGGCGAGCCGCTGAGCCTGACGCAGGAGGATGTCACCCTGAACGGCTGGGCGATGGAATCGCGCCTCTATGCCGAAGACCCGTACCGCAACTTCCTGCCCTCCATCGGCCGCCTCACCCGCTACCGCCCGCCCGAGGAAAGCGCCAGCGATACGGCCGTGGTGCGCAACGATACCGGCGTCTACGAAGGCGGCGAAATCTCGATGTACTACGACCCGATGATCGCCAAGCTCTGCACATGGGCGCCGGAGCGTGGCGCCGCGATCGCGGGCATGCAGGATGCGCTGGATGCGTTTGAAGTCGAAGGCATTGGCCACAACATCCCGTTTCTGTCGGCGGTGATGGCGCATGAGCGGTTCCGCAGTGGCAACATCACCACTGCGTTCATCGCCGAGGAATATCCGGATGGTTTTGCGGGGGCGGAGCTTTCACCGAAGGAGCTACGCCAACTGGCGGCCCTCGCCGCCAGGTGCGAGGCGCTGCGTGCCGAGCGGGCGCTATCCATTTCCGGGCAGATGCGAGAACGCGACTTGCCGGATCCACTGGAACTTGTGGTTGCCATCGCCGGGCAGACATTCGAATTCTCTGTCACTGGCGATGCCGATGTCTGCGAAGTGGCAGACGGTGACGGCACGATGACGCTGGAGGATATGGACTGGACGCCCGGCCAGACGCTGGCAACATGCGTAGTGGACGGCGATCCGCTGCTCGCCAAGGTCGATCAGCGGACTGACGGGTTCCGCATCCGTTACCGCGGTGCAGAGCATGTGGCGCGCGTCTATACCCCCCGGCAGGCGAAACTGGCCGCGCTGATGCCCGAGAAACAGCCGCCGGATACCTCGAAGCTGCTTCTCTGCCCGATGCCCGGCCTTGTCGTATCCATCGCGGTTCAGGAAGGCGACGAGGTGCAGGAGGGCCAGCCGCTCTGCACCGTGGAGGCGATGAAGATGGAAAACGTTCTGCGTGCCGAGAAGAAGGCTACCGTCACGAAGATCAACGCCGCGCCGGGCGCTTCGCTGGCGGTGGACGACATCATCATGGAGTTCGAATGA